CACCAGCCTGCAGCTCAGCGAAGCGGACGTACTGACGGAGGCAGACACCGCCGCGACACAGCTCACCGGGCAGGATCTGCTTCTCGGGCAGCTAACGCCCTCCTTCAAGGTGCGTGCCATCGTCTGCACGGTCACGCTGCTCTCCGCCCTCTGCACCCAGCTGGACAGCAATCCCGCCCTGCCGATCGTTGCGGCCCACTTTCTGCTCCCGCTGCGCGCTCTCCGTAAAGCGCCGTCCAGCCAGCCGGTGCACACCGCGCTCGACGAAACGATCGCGCAGCTGTCCGCGCTAGCCGGCCGCACCCTGCCCTACCTGGCACAGGCGAAGCAGAAACCGAAACCGCTGCGGCTGCTCGAGCCGAAGATTAACCCGGTGTACGAGGACATCCGGCGCCGGCCGAAGACGGCGGTGCCGGTGCGCGAGCAGCGCCGCAAGCTGCAGCAGAAGATTAAGAAGGTGACGCGCGGCGCCAAGCGCGAGATCCGGCTCGACAACGAGTATCTGGCGAAGCTGCAGCACAAGCGGCGCATGGAGAGCGACCGCGAGCGGCAGCAGAAGGTGCGCCAGATCTTCAGCCACGCGTCTCACCAGCAGGCCGAGCTGAAATCGCTCGACCGGCGGGCCAAGTATCGGAAGTAAAGGTGCGCGGTTCCGGCCAGCGTTTAGGTTAATTAAAATGCTAAGGCTAAGGCTGTTGGGAGACGTGCCTAAAGAGGACGAGCCTAGGAGTCGAAAACTAAAGAGACGAGCAAAAAGTGTTGTACGAAACATGTGTTAAATGCGGAAGATAAAGCTGGGTTCGGAAAAGGAAGCTTGCTTGAAGCGTTCATCACACGTTGGaagaaaagtgtgtaaaatttTAAGCATTTAGAGTTAAGAGATCTCGCTAGATGATGCGGGTTTAGGAGGAGAGCTTATGAGTATTTGAACATTTGTACGAATTTGCAATCAGCGATGTGCTGACAAGATCGGTAATAGATTGTTACCAGTTCGTTTTGTTCGAGACGGCCGGGAAATCCCTCTCTCTTAATGTGAGTTTTAAGGTTCCACTGCCATGTATAGGTGGTCGCTGTAACGAGAGTGTCGGTAGGAAGAATAGCGAATAAATTTGGCCAAAATGTTCGATTATCAAAGAAATCATTGATCGAAGTTTACCTtgatttagaaatagaaataataacTCCTTTAGGTTATGGGGCCCAGGAACGCAATCGAAGTGCACATCGTGCATATGAGAGaatcgtttgttttctttagcaGAATATAGAATACTGGACTCTAGTTTCGTTTGGAATATGGTGCCGATCAATCCCTTTCGGTGCTAAGGGACTGTATGAGTATGACAACAGTAATTATTCAGGAAGCGGAGGCATGACACTGCGAGCTATGGAATAGTGGTggcctacccgattccgatttcaaAGTCAATTCTAGAGTCGGcaccggaatcagaatcgattTGGGAATCGCCAATTGCTCCGGTTACGGAATcaggattgactccagaaatggaattagctccggaatgagaatcaattcttgaattgaaataagaagtttcagacGTGAAATCAGttcgggaatctccatgagcaTGGATCGTTTAAAAGTAAATTTGGAGtttttgcggctatcaatgcGTAGAATCATTGGGTCCAAACGTCTATTCTTGTGAAGATGCCGAAACGGACTTCGATTCGTAGCCGATTTTGacttcggagccaattccgatgccGGAGctgattttgattccggaaccgattacGGTGCCGATTTTGATTAcggagctgattctgattccggtgCCGATTCAGGagatgattccggaaccaattctggatccaattccgattccggagctgattttggaaccgattccggaaccaatgcCAGAGCTAATTCCGGAACCTATTTCGGAGCTGATTCCAATTTCCGGAActgattctggaaccgattccggaatcgattaaGACAAATGATTCCGAAACTACAAATGATactcgattccagaaaacttcgatGCTagacggaatcgattccgatgaaATCTtaattttcccatcactacaatAAACTATAGCTTGGTGCAGACGGCAAGGACAGCGAAACCGGCTTTGGAAATCGGCCTTTTAAGAAGATATCATTGAATCGCTACGGAAGCTGACGAATAACCGTTTAGTGGATTCTTGCTCCGTGGAAGCGTACGTGAATGAGTTGATGTGCACCAGTAACAAGTTAACGGATGTGGGGTGCGATCCGAAAACACTCCGTAACAGGAGTTTTCTAATTCGAGGTTAAGGAGGGGACGTTAGATTATTAAAGAAAACGTTGATCGAAGTAAACCTTGATTCATAAAAAGCCTATAATGAATAAATCATGATTCCGATCCCATCGTTCATCAAGCGTATTTGCATTTCCCTGAACTCCTTTACAAAataatccaaaaaaaaaaacgcaacaaaaaaccatccaAGTAAGCTTTGCAAAAGGAAATGCCCCAGGCTACTCGAGcccttgtttttattattacataAAGAATGTCACAGGTATATGCTGCTCCTGGTTGCTCTCCCCCCATCCCTTAAACGCCGCCACCGTGCCTTACTTGCCGTGCTTTTCGAAGTActcgcgcgaatccttcgggttCGGCTTGATGGTGGCCGCGTTCGACTTCGGCTCCCAGTTGGCCGGGCACACCTCGCCGTGCTTCTCCACGAACTGGAACGCCTTGATCAGGCGGAGCGTCTCGTCCACCGACCGCCCAACCGGCAGATCGTTGATCGTGATCTGGCGCACCACGCCGGCCGGATCGATGATGAACAGGCCGCGCAGCGAGATGCCGTCCGGCAGCAGCACGCCGTAGTCGGCGCTGATCCGCTTGGTCAGGTCGGCGAGCAGTGGATACTCGAGCTTGCCGAGCCCGCCCGCTTTCCGCGGCGTGTTAATCCAGGCCAGGTGGGAGAAGTGCGAGTCGACCGACACGCCGACCACCTCCGTGTTCAGCTCCCGGAACTCGTTGATCCGATCGCTAAAGGCAATGATTTCGGTCGGACACACGAACGTACTGGCGaggagaatgaaaaaaaaagaagcatgtTGATCCCGGCTGGCatgccgcacacacacacacacttacaaatCGAGCGGGTAGAAAAACAGCACCAAATATTTGCCCCGATAGTCGGCGAGCTTGATTTCGCGGAAGTCACTGTTGACGACGGCGGTACCCTGGAAGGATGGGGCGGGCTGCTGGACCTGGGCCACCGACAGCGTCCGGCCGGTGTGCAGCAGGGCGCTGCGCTGGAGGCAGCCCCGCGCAGCGGCGGACGTGCCGAGCCGGGTGCACTACGGAGCCGGGAGAGGAAATGTTTAGTTGAACGCAATTATATAATGTGCCGAGGGCCACTAAATGTAAACAAGGTGAAGGTGGAGGTGGCCTGGCTGGTACGTACCGCTTGGGCTAGCTGGCGAACGAGGAAGGACATTTTGAAGGCAGAGCACTAAACGGTGATCGGATTCGGCTGTGGTGTGGATGGTGTTGCCAATCGTGCACTAGCAGCTAGCTGATTGTGGCACCGTGACCGAACGTTTcgaatgttctttttttctttcagcgcgtgtgtgtttgctgcgaTATGCCGGTTCACAGCGCGgtcagtgtggccagattttgTTCAGGCAGTTTGAGCTGTATACAGGTAGTGCCCGAGATACGCGGATTCAGAGATGCgtgattttattaattttacagttcttcttcttcttcttcttcttcatcttcttattattattacaatgGAGCGCCGTCTATCCGGCCCTTCTATTCGgacgggtaccttttatccggctgtccgtttatccgtgctgttgagaagtgacagttcaatacaaagatgGCATTGCGttctgaggaggatatttgaagaaaaaaacggttatcagagcacatcatcataccaaaaaaaaaaaatatattcaagTAATGCAAATTTCAATTATTAGCATTGGAAAAACATAAAGTTATTAAAAACTGGGCAGTTtttatgaaaacataaaataaacttaaaaaagtaatttgtgattaaatatatattcttcttcttcttcttcttcttcttctttgccttcaacagtacagaggaaatgagaaagctctcctccaagcgatgaagctcaactggttggggtatcccaccaacagagagcgccaccagctttttcgctatttttagaatgcatgagtcgtttgccatctgctaaacgaagtttTTTCTacattccgtttaggtagagagcttcagtcgtttagaagccgtttagtggtcgtttagtggatttgtggcacttggggatTTATTGGTATCGTTTCATTGGgcatcaatacaattgaataaaaactaaaatccTTTACACCCTATAATTCGATggttctggtcactctgcgcGTGTTTGAAGTTGACAGTTGGATTGCTTTCGGGTGGCGAGACGAAGAACAGAACGAAAATTATTCTCTATTAAATTAGAAACATATTTGCAGTGGTTTGAAGAATTTGCTTACAATTTCGCCAAATCAATTCAATTGTAAAACAATCAAAGTAaacttttatttcccttcacgCAAAGTGCAACAACAAGCATACAGCTTGGCAGCACTgtcaatgtaaacaaattgcGTGTATGTCAACACGCcttcttcttgttgttttCAGCCGGCATCGGCAACTCCCCGCAGAGGCAGCTTTTTGTGCAGCTTTTTGTGCAAGTTAAcatttaatgtaattgaaagaaaacctaatttttattattagtttAGTGTACAGTGAAACAAAAGCAGTTAGCGAATTCagttgaaaaagtaaaacaacgtGCTTGCGTTCGTGTGGATGGCACAATAAAGCGGACAGTTGCTGACAAATTGTTTGCTTCCTGTGGATTGTGGTCGACGCCTTCTTCTCGCTGCGGTACAGGTAAGCAAACCCACCCCACCGCCGGCATCAGCCTATCCTTTGAGCATCCTTTGATTGTTCTTTTTTCATGTGCAGCACCTTCAGTGGTGGCAAGTGTCATGATGCGGTACGGCCCCCCAGTGCCGGTCGTTGCCCTTGCGC
The Anopheles arabiensis isolate DONGOLA chromosome X, AaraD3, whole genome shotgun sequence DNA segment above includes these coding regions:
- the LOC120906021 gene encoding peroxiredoxin-2 → MSFLVRQLAQACTRLGTSAAARGCLQRSALLHTGRTLSVAQVQQPAPSFQGTAVVNSDFREIKLADYRGKYLVLFFYPLDFTFVCPTEIIAFSDRINEFRELNTEVVGVSVDSHFSHLAWINTPRKAGGLGKLEYPLLADLTKRISADYGVLLPDGISLRGLFIIDPAGVVRQITINDLPVGRSVDETLRLIKAFQFVEKHGEVCPANWEPKSNAATIKPNPKDSREYFEKHGK